Part of the Sorghum bicolor cultivar BTx623 chromosome 1, Sorghum_bicolor_NCBIv3, whole genome shotgun sequence genome, AGCTTCCATGGGAGGAAACATGCAAGGTGCCATGGATGGCTTTTCCAACCAGTTAGCCAACCCTGGCATGATGCAGGCCTCGTCCTCTGGGCAGATGGTGGAGAGCATCCCATCAGCTGCAATCCGGAGAGATCAGGGAAGTGATCTCGCAcagagagtttctgcagtgcttAGGCAAGCTTGGAAGGAGGATCAGGACACTGGTCATCTCTTGGGGTCTCTGTATGAGGTCTTCGGTGAAGCCATCTTCTCCTTTGTCCAACCACCAGAGATATCCTTGTTTGTGTAGAGAGGAAATGCATAGGCTCTGGGTTTTATTATTCTACGCTGTTGTACAACTAGGGATGTTTTGCAGAGTTCACGAATGTAATGCAGGTTGTAGTTTAGTCAGTTACTGCATGTATTCGTAACATATTCCAGTTATGTATGCTGTGCTGCTAAGTTATGTCACTAGTATTTTTTTTCAAGTCCGGCTATCCACCACATGCATTTTATGGTGGCATTGGCATTCAGATTCAGATGGTGGCAACTGGGAACGTTTGATGTATTCTACTATAGTTGTCAGCAGGTTGCCAGGTTtgtcccttttttttttgtattaaTAGTCTGGCCTAGATTCATGGACGAAAGGGTGAAATTGACCTGCCCTGATCCCTGATGGGAAGAACAATGGCTTCAGTCATGAATCTTCGTGCGCACTTTGCTTACGCTTCCGCTGGATAAAAGACATAAACATGAACTCTCCAGCGCTTAGATTAGGATGTAATATCTAAGCCCTGGACAGTTCATGTTTACAGTGACTTTTGGCATCTAGTTCCTTTCCTCCGTAACGGTTAAGGATGGGGACGGTGCTCTAAATGGGCACCGCAGTTCTTCTCTAGTATaactagataaaaaaataaaaaaagaaattgtATATTTAgtttatttaattatattaGAGAAAAACTGCGGATATCTATTTAGAGGGACATCCTCGACCGTAACCTTTTGTTAGTGGTGGTAATTTGCTGTGATAGGGCTTGTCGTTAAACACGTCCACGACTAAGTAGTGTAGCAACCTTTTTGTGCCCTTTCTTGTGATGTGACGATTAGCTAGTATTTTATGTTGACTGCCTTCCCTGTTTCTTTTGACCACTAATTTTTCTTATAGTCAGAGCGTTACTGTAGCCAGGTACTTCCGATTTAGAAATCGTTTTAGAAaagtttgggtcaaacatttaAAATGTAAATCAATAactttaaattgttgagtttacaaatgtgaaaattatatgaatagttttatcttgaaaaatattttcataaaagtatacatatatcattttttctaaatatttttataagaatAAGAGGTAACAATTGTGTTTTGGAGATTGTGTCGCTGTCctaacgacttctaaatcctacacggagggagtacttaagACTTTAAGAGGCTTGTGTAACATTAATTCTGTTTAATGACCACAATATCATAGAGTTATTGATTGTACGAAAAAGGTGCTTCTCCAATCCTTTGAGTTGAAATAGCATCTTCACATCCTCTGAATTTAATATAGCTATATATGATGTACAACCCTACTGGATCGAAAGAGCTGTTAAATTCTATATATAAGTACAGAGATACAAGGCCACTCGATAGCGGCACATCTAATGCTAAGAGTCTAAGATCAACTACTTGGCTACTTGTACGACACCAAAGCGTTATTCACCTTTTCATGCCTGTTATGTAGCTTCACACAGGGGCACAGGGCATTGCCAATTGGTTTGACaaaagagaagagaaaaaaaaagtattgTCTATCACATGTAACAGGAAAAATACAGTTCAGCAGGGAAAAAACATTAGCAAGTCGTTTATGTTACCTTTCTTATCAAGTCTTCTTGAGCTCAGTAATTTCCTTGGTACTTTTCTTGAACATCACAACTTATCCTTTCGAAAGTAAAGCATGGAGCTAGTTGTACTGCAGGTAAGAGCAATTCCAGCCATCGTTTTAAATCCTCGAGAAATGTGGTGCCCCTTTTCATAGATCAAATGCTCAAACCAGTATCAATTTCAATATAGTAGTGACTTGTGCCTGAACAAATTGGCAGTTTGGCTCAAAGTTCTCGAGTTTAGAACATGGACACTTGTGACTGACACCAGTCCTTGTAGGATTCTTGCGCTGAACAGCTCCTCTTGATCGATTGACCACATGTAGTTCATTGCTTTTGGAGGACTCAAGTCTGAGTCTTACAACACAAAAGTTTCTGGTGAGCTAATATATCAGCAGTTAAGCATTTTGGCCATGAGATGTTTGATAATTGATAGTAGTAATGGTTGAGTGAGACGTTAATAACACAGCCATAGCTTGGTTGGGCATCCATTCATCCTTGAACTGGGAGCATCTGTTCATAAAACCTAAACGATAACTGCATATACTCAGCAGCTGGAGTGGCACATGAACCATGAAGAGTATCACCAACAGAAACTCAGATAAAGATTCATAAATAGCACTGCAAATTAAGAATGAAGAAATAAGATCAGACATTTGGAGCATCCACTCCATGTTAACCACGTATATCCAAATAGATGACAGGAGTAAGCATTCATACCAATGGAGGAGTGAAGGGTCAATCAAACAAAGGTTCTTGAATGAGCATCTTCATTTTCTCGACAAGGAAGTCAAGCACATCCTTCCTTCCTTCTTTCAAAAGTAGCTGCCTCAGCTTGCCAAAAGTTGAACCAGGAGGTCTAATGCCCTTCTCTATCATATCTTCAAGCAGGACACAAGCTTGGCTAACCTCACCCTTGTCACAGAGACCATTGATCAGCACAGAGAATGTGTGCATGCTCGGCAAGAACTGCTTCAACCGCATATACTTCCATACCTTCAGTGCCATCTCTATCTTATCATTCTCACAGAACATCTTTATCATCATGGTGTAAGTATCAGAATCTGGTTTGCAGCGCTTAATCATGTTGCggaagaccctatatgcctcaTCATCCTTTCCAAGGCTAATCAAAGTATTTAGGATGATGTTCCAGGTCCTTGAATTCGGGGAGATTCCATGGCCTTCCATGTCATCCATGACTCTGAAGGCATTGTCAAACTTCTTCACTTTGCAGAAGGCAGTGACGAGCGCATTGTACACAACAACATCAGGCACAATCCCATCCTTCTCCATATCCAAAAATGTTGCAACAGCATCCTCAATCCTCATATCAACTCCATAAGTATGCACTAAGACGCTGTATATGAAGGTTGTCGGTTGGCATCCCCTGGAGCTCATGTCCTGCACGACACAGACAGCCTCTTCGACTCGGCCTGTCTTGCAGAGTGCATCAACCATGATACCATATGTGACAATGTCAGGTTGGCAACCAGCGGCAAGCATATCACTATAAACCTCTCGCATCTTTGGGAGgttgggtgctctcccccaacccTCAAGCAAGATGCTATAGGTCTTGGCATCAGGACTGAACCGATTATTCATCTTGTCAAAGATCTCCTGCGCCTTACGCACGTTCTTAGACTTGCACAGTGCACCGAGCAAGCTGTTAAAGGCAGCTAGGTTGTGGGCAACACCATACCTCTCCATGATGTTGAACGTGTAAACTGCCTCATCAAACTTCTGTGCCCGGGCATATTTGCGCATGATGATGCTGAACGTCTCAACATTGGCCACGCCCTCCTTGCGCATGACGGCCACGACGTCCCACATGAGTTGGTACTGCCTGATCTTGGCTAGGGACGCGACCACCGTGTGGTAGGAGCGCACGGTATGGGCACACCCGCCGCGCTTCTGCCTGCGCGCCCACTCAAAGAAGCGGTACGCGAGCATGCCGGCGTTGTCGAGGCGCTCGAGGACGCGCTCTGCGACCTCCGGCGTGACGCGGACGCCGCTATGGTCGAGCTCATGCTCGACGGCTGAGGCCTTTCGGCAGGAGATGATGAGCTTGCAGAGGCGCTTGGCGAGGTCTGAGGCGTCCAGCAGGGTATCACAGCCCACACTGGCCCCGCCTCCACTACTAAGCATTCTTACAAACACCTTGCGTGCCTTCAACCAGGTGTGGTGGAGGTCACCCATTTCTCTTCCGGCACCGACCGAGACCGCTGTAGCCGAGATTGTTGCTAAGCTTAGCCAGTCGAGGCCTCGCTGAATCCGGACACACAGGCGAGGCGAAGGCGTAATTGCTTCGCCGTGATCGGCAGCGACTGAGCGGCGCTATGCAGCTACCGCTAAATGGAAGAGAGGAACAGGCGCGACTGTGCCTGTGTGAGTGCGATCCGGTCCGTTTCGTGGGGTGGTGACCTCGAAGACAAGGCAGAGAGGCATATGGGCTTTAAGCCTGGTGAACTGATTGGGCCTACATAGATTTAATGAGAAATCATAAGGCCCAATACTGGTGAGCTAAAACCTCAGAAAGCGAGAAAAGGGGAGACTCCACTGCTCGACCCAAAAAaatggcggcggcgccggagaGCAAGTCGCCGGAGGAGCTGCTCTGCGCGGCGGCGAAGTCCGGTGAAGAGGAGGAAGTCGCTAAACTCCTTGCCTCAGGAGCTGATGCGACCCACTTCGATGCCGACGGCTTGACCCCGCTCATGCACGCGGCCGCGGGGGGGCACGCCGCCGTTGCGCGCCTCCTCCTCGACTGCGGTGCGCCCTGGAACGCGCTCTCCCCCTCGGGCCTCTCAGCAGGGGACTTAACCTCCGACCCCGACACCTACGACCTCCTCCTCGACCACGCCCTCCGCTCCGAGCTCGTCCTTGGCACCGTCGCGCGGCGGCAAGCGGCCCCCGCGAACGCCTCGGACGGTGCCCCGGCCGAGAGCTACCTCGAATCCAGAGTCTCGTTCAGCGAGGAGAGGGTGATGGACGCGGAGAGCAAGGCAGTGATGAT contains:
- the LOC8062236 gene encoding pentatricopeptide repeat-containing protein At1g77360, mitochondrial, with product MGDLHHTWLKARKVFVRMLSSGGGASVGCDTLLDASDLAKRLCKLIISCRKASAVEHELDHSGVRVTPEVAERVLERLDNAGMLAYRFFEWARRQKRGGCAHTVRSYHTVVASLAKIRQYQLMWDVVAVMRKEGVANVETFSIIMRKYARAQKFDEAVYTFNIMERYGVAHNLAAFNSLLGALCKSKNVRKAQEIFDKMNNRFSPDAKTYSILLEGWGRAPNLPKMREVYSDMLAAGCQPDIVTYGIMVDALCKTGRVEEAVCVVQDMSSRGCQPTTFIYSVLVHTYGVDMRIEDAVATFLDMEKDGIVPDVVVYNALVTAFCKVKKFDNAFRVMDDMEGHGISPNSRTWNIILNTLISLGKDDEAYRVFRNMIKRCKPDSDTYTMMIKMFCENDKIEMALKVWKYMRLKQFLPSMHTFSVLINGLCDKGEVSQACVLLEDMIEKGIRPPGSTFGKLRQLLLKEGRKDVLDFLVEKMKMLIQEPLFD